A window of Tatumella citrea genomic DNA:
TTGTCAGGAAATCCGGAGGAGAGGCTTTTTACTGCGCGGTTTTAGACGGTGAATGCCTGATTAATATTAACGGACAAGGTCCGCAACTACTCGTTGCTGGTGACTTTCTGTTGATACCTGCCGCACATTCTTTCGAAAATACCAATACGGGTGCGTCTCACCCCACCGAAATCACTGTGCCGACAGTGATCAGTGAAGGCCACGTGAGAATTGGCTCACCCATTGGGCCGGCTGACTTGCTTATGAATATTGGTCACTGTGAATTCGATACGCCGGAAAAACAACTGATTGTCTCTTTACTGCCAAACGAGATACTGATTAAAGGGCAGCGTCGTTTCGTCATGCTGCTTGAACTCCTGTTAGATGAAAATCGAAGCAAGCGACCAGGGCGGGAAGTGGTATTGATGCACCTTCTGCAACTACTGTTGGTCGAATCGTTACGGAGTAAGGATGACTTGTCAAAAAAGGCTGGTATTTTGCAGGGGCTACAGCACGAAAAGATCGGATTAGCGCTGCATCTTATACATGAAAAACCAGATTCTGACTGGAAAATCGCACAGCTCGCCAGCCACTGTGCAATGTCTCGCTCATCTTTTTTTGCCGTATTCAATGAGACTGTCGGTATGCCGCCATTGAAATACCTGCTCTTCTGGCGAATGTCGTTAGCGAAAAAAGCACTGATGAGTAGCAATGATAGAATCGAACAGATTGCATTCCGGATAGGTTACCAATCAGCAAGTGCATTCAACGTGGCATTCAATAAGTACGTGGGACTTCCACCGGGAGTGTTCAGACGGCAGAATACAACGTTTCAAAGCTACCCTTCTTCGACTGCTACCAGTACGCCAGATCCTTAAGCTTAAATATTAAGAGAATATCTCCCACACGACCAGCAGATATTTTTAACGGCTCTACAGACACGATTTCCTCTAACAGCTCTAATTCAACAGGAATACAGGTTAACCTAAGGGGATTACAGGGTAATGGCCGTGTTAATACCATGATCGATGGTTCCCGGCAGAGCTCTAATACCTATAGGGGTTATGCAGGCACGCGAGATAACACCTACTTAGACCCTGATTTAATTGGTGGTATCGACATTAAAAAAGGCGTAGATGCCGGTCCTTATTCAGGGAATTGACCCGTCCTGAATAGCGTTGACACGTTTCTGATCTAATTCCGGAGAACGTGATGATGACAGAGTTCAAACGCACACAACGAGATTATCCTCTATCCTCTAAAAAAACAGTGACACGTGCGTGTCAGTTTCTGAGACACAGCAGACAGTCATGGTACCAGGACAATGCCAGGAGCAATAAGAAGCAGAGCAGGAATCTTCACATTCTTGATTCTATCGCCAGAGTCCGATGTCGCGAGCCCCGAATCGGTACGCGTAAACTGCACTTTCTGCTGAACAGTCTGACGGATAAAACACTGAGCATCGGGCGGGATCGCCTGTTTGCCCTGCTGGATGAGCACAGGCTTCTGGTCCCTGTGAACGGTACGGCACTCGGAGGTGTTCTGGCTGAAGCCGCGTGGCGTAGTCGGCCCGTGTTCTATCTGATTGGCGAAAACGATCTGGCCATCCTGCCTGTGGAACAGGAACGGATGGCAACACGAATGAATGCGACGATACAACGGGTGGCCTCCAGCCATGTGCCGATGTTGTCACACCCTCAAGTGGTCGCCGATTTTATCCTACGGGCGGCTTCCTGGTTCTGATACGATGATCACCGATGCCGCAGCCCTGTTTCTGGCTGGTCGCAGGGACGCGGTTCCGGTGTGCCCGCCAAAGCAGATCACAGGAGTAACAGATTGACTTTTTTTAGGAAAACTTCACTCAAAGCGAATTTTTTAATGGATAAACCCGTATAAATCTGATGAGCTGCACTTCCACCCAATGGCTTGACATCTTTCTCCAGAGATCTAAGGTAACAAGGTAGCTGTACCTTAATACCCCGTCTCCCGCCAGTCACATAGCTGTTTCACGACTGGCAGCTCAGAGGAAACCCCATGCAATACAAGAAGCTAGGCTCTACCGGGCTGGATATTTCTGCGTTATGTCTCGGTTGTATGACATATGGTGAGCCGGATGCCGGCGCGCATAGCTGGACACTGAATGAAGAGAAGTCTCGCCCGATCATTGCTCATGCCATCGATAACGGAATAAATTTCTTCGATACGGCCAACAGTTATTCTGCCGGAACGTCCGAAGTTATCGTGGGAAAAGTGTTAAAACAACTGACCAGACGGGAAGAGATTGTTATTGCGACCAAGGTTTTTTTCCCGCCGGGTGCCAGTGATGGCGAAAAAAGACCGAACGGTCAGGGGCTGTCACGTAAAGCCATCATGTCCGAAATCGATAAGAGCCTGCAGCGACTGCAAACGGACTATGTCGATCTGTATCAAATCCATCGTTGGGATTATTCCACCCCCATAGAAGAAACGATGGAAGCGCTGCATGACGTAGTCAAAGCAGGTAAAGCCCGCTACATTGGCGCTTCATCCATGTATGCCTGGCAGTTTGCCAAAGCGCAGGAAATTGCCCGCCGTGAGGGTTGGACGCCGTTTGTATCAATGCAGAACTACGTTAACCTGCTATATCGTGAAGAAGAACGGGAGATGATTCCGTTATGTGCTGACCAGTCCGTGGGATTAATGCCCTGGAGCCCGATGGCACGAGGACGACTGACCCGTCCGGTCGGTGTGACCTCGGCCCGTTCTGAAAGTGATAAGTTCGGTAAAACGTTGTACAGCAAGACGGAAGAAGCAGATAACAAAGTGATTGCTGCGGTCGAAAAAATCGCACAGGAACGTGGCTTACCTATGGCGCAGATTGCACTGGCCTGGGTGCTGGCAAAACCGGAAGTTTCGGCTCCGATTGTCGGCGCGTCCAAAACCGGGCAGATCGATGATGCGATTGCGGCTCTTAGCGTGAAGCTGACGGATGAAGAAATCGGCTTGCTTGAGGAGCATTATATCGCTCATCCGGTAACTGGTTTCAGTTAAGCATTCACCTGCTGCGGTTAACCGGTCTGAGTGCCGGTTACCGCACAGACTTCCGCCCCTGTCCCTGAGTTCCTGCAAACCGGATTAAGCGACTCTTTAATGACCTCACTCACGGCCTGAGCTGAGTGGCTATCAGGGGGTTAGTTTTGCGGTTTTTCCGGGGCAAGCTCCGATGGTGTTGTCAGCTGTTCCCTGTATTCGCGGGTGGCCTTAAGACCGGCGACTGAGAAACGGCTAAAATTTGAAAAACGGGCCTGTGAAATTGCAGATAATAACCATTACCGCGGGCTGGCAATAGCCCGTATAATTGTCGCCAGCGCTTTTGCGCACTATCTGTCCGCACATTCAGGGAAACGGTTATGAAACAAATACACTTTAAATATTATGACATGGTGGAAGAGTATGCGGAGGAGTGCCAGAAACCGGTTGAAGAATCTGAAGCCGATGCTCTGGCTCACTACTTTCAGTTGCTGCTGACTCGCTTGTCAGAAAACCCTGAAATCAGTGAGGAGGACCAGCAGCAGATGGCCACTGAAGCTGGTATCGAACCGCACCGGATTGATGATATTGCTGAATTTCTGAATCAGTGGGGCAATGAGTAACCTGATGCCGGCAGCCACTGTCGACACAGGCGATGGTGGCTAAAATATCCGGTGTTCAGACTTCTCCCTTATTGATAACACCGGGATGCAAATCAGCGCAGGCCAGTGACATAGCAGTCACCAGCCAGCTTCAGAAGATTACAGATCTTTGATCATCCAGATGCCGCAACTGTTATGGCCGGTGTTGCCCATCGGCCCGGACAGATGGGTAAAGCCAAAGGCCTTATATAATCCTACTGCATCTTTCAGCTCATCCAGAGTTTCCAGGTAGCATGCCTGGTATCCCTGTTGCCTGGCGTGCTCAAGCACGAAAGCAATCATGCGCCTGCCCAGCCCCATTCCTTTCACATCCCGGACAAAATAAAGTTTTTGTAATTCGCAGACCCCGTGTTCACCTGGTAAAGGCGCCAGCCCGCCGCCGCCAACAATTTTGCCATTGGCCTCTGCCACCCAGTAACCGCTGCCAGGGCGCTCATAGACGTCGCTTAAACAGTCGAGTTCAGGATCGTGCATACTGACCCCTTCCAGATGATCAATTTTGTTCTCGCGGAAACTGTTACGCACCAGTTCAGCAATGGTGGCGTTATCCCTGGCCTCTATCGGCCGGAAAATCACTCCTGCTTCCCGTTGCCGACGGGCATTACGCAGGCAGCCCGAGAAGCGGCTGATAGTTGAAAAAAAATCTTCAATTTCCTGTGAAGATGAAGAAGCCAGCGCTTCCTCTGTAAAACGATCCGCATTCGCTTCCAGCGTCATTAACCGCTCTCGCCCTGCTTCTGTCAGGCTGAAAGTCGAAGCTCTGCCATCCTGATCGCTGGACTCTTTCAGCAGATATCCCGATTCGCTCAGCGTGCGCAGCGTCCGGCTCATGCTCGCCTTATCAACACATAACCGTGCCGCCAGCTCAGTCCCGCCAGCGGGATGTCGGTTCAGTTCAATCAGGATATGACTTTGCAACGGGGATAATTCTGTTCCGCTGGTTTTACGGCTCAGCATGCCTAATTCTCTGACCATGTCGCGCAATAGGGCGCGGTACTGACGAACCTGTTGATTGTCCATAGAAATGATCCGCGTGGAATAATTGCGACACAGCATAGCCAATTTAGTTAACAGTGTTAACTAAATTTAAAGGCTGATATGTAACTATTTATCTGCCTCTGCGGATGATGTCTGAAATTCCGGCGTACTGAGATCAGAGCCCCTTCTCCGGTAACAGATGCTGTGCCATATAATCGATGAAAACCCGTAATTTGGTCGCAGGATAACGGTGAGAAGGCCAGAGAATACGAAAAACGCCCTGATGACGGGTAGCCTCTGGTAAAACCTGTAGCAACTCTCCCTGAGCAATGTCCTGTTTCACCATAAAGTCCGGCAGACACGCAATCCCGATCCCCTCGCGGACCACACTCAGTAAAACTTCCGTAGTATTACAAATCATCGTGGCCGGAAGAGTCGGCAATGGGTTACCTTCCGGCACTATCAGCGGCCAGGATTCAAACTTTCCGGTTTCCGGAAACTTATGCTGCAAACAGGCGTGAGCTGTCAGCTGTTCGGGGCGTTCCGGTAATCCATTCCGCTCTGCATAGCCCGGTGAAGCCACCAGTTGCAGGGAAAAATGTCCGAGAGTCCGTGATCTCAGACGCGAATCGGCATTCTCACCACTGCGAATTACCGCATCAAAACCCTCTTCAATCACATCCACCAGCCGGTCAGTAAAATCGAGATCCAGTTCAATCTGCGGATACTGGTGCATAAAACCATTGATCACTGGCATCACCAGTCCACTGACCAGTGGCAGACTGACGCGAAGCTTCCCCTTTGCCTCACTGCGGGCCTCAGTCAGTTCTGTCTCTGCTGCTTCCAGTTCACTTAAAATCCTCCGACATCGCTCAAGAAAAAGTGCGCCTTCAGAAGTCAGAGTGATACTACGGGTACTACGGTTAAATAAGCTGACACCCAGTTTTTCTTCAAGTCTGGCAATACTTTTGCCCACTGCTGAAGCAGAGACACCCAGTACCCGCCCCGCTTCAGAGAAGCTGCGCCATTCTGCCGCCTGAACAAAAAAAGTGATGCCGGTAAAGGCTTCCATCGCGTTCACCTGTGAATTTTAGTCCGGTATGTCTGGAACAATAGACTATTTTTCTCTGGTCTGTCGCCTTGTATTGTGCCCTGGTCTGCCCGCCGGGCAGATTGTCAGTTTTCAGGACATCTGTAGATTTCAGTGAGAAAAGACGCCATGACCACCCTGTCTGTAAATACCCCGGCCTCTGCAAGACAGCTGCTGCAACTGATTGCGGCCTGTCTGACAGGGATATTGATCCCTCTTAGTTTTACCGGTCCGGCAATGGTATTACCCGCCATCAGCCATACCATTGGCGGCAGCACAGTTCAGCTTAACTGGGTCGTCAATGGCTATATTCTGACCTATGGCAGTAGCATGATGGCTGCTGGTAGCCTGGCTGATATTTACGGGCGGAAGAGGTTATGGCTCTGCGGGCTGATACTGTTTACTTTGTTTACCAGCCTGATCGCGATAGCTCCTTCCGTTGGCTGGATAGATGTTCTGCGACTGTTACAGGGAACCGGGGGTGCTGCTGCATTTGCCGGGGCAATGTCTTCACTGACACAAACCTTCAGTGGCGCACAGCGCACCCGTGTATTCAGTTTACTCGGAACCACTTTCGGGATAGGACTGGCCTTCGGCCCGTTGGTGGCCGGCTGGTTAACCGCTCTCACCGGCTGGCGGCCGGTGTTTATTGCCACCGCGGGAATCAGCCTGGCAGGTCTGTTGTTAGTGATAATGTTTGCCGAAGAATCACGCCAACCGACAACAGTAAAACCGGACTGGCCTGGCGCGGCCAGTTTTACCGGGGCACTGGCGCTACTGACTATCGCCATTCTGCAGGCCCCTGTTTCAGCACCACATAGCCCGGTGGTAATAATCACCTCTGTGGCCGCGTTACTGTTGTTTATCCTGTTTGTGTTCAGAGAACGACGGGCTCGCCACCCGATGCTTGATTTGTCATTGTTCCGACAGGCACGGTTTTGCGGAGTCCAGTTACTGGCAGCTTCGCCGGCATTTTTCTTTGTCACTTTGATTGTATTACTACCAGGATATCTGATTGGGGTGATTCATCTGGCTCCGGATGTCGCCGGGCGCCAGATGATCGCACTGGCGGCGCCCTTGCTGGTGGTACCTTTTATTGCAGCATCACTGACCCGCTGGCTGTCACCTGCGGTTCTGTCTGCCGCAGGATTGCTAATCACTGCCGGTGGCCTGAGTTATGCCGGCAGCATCCTGGCATCGGGTACTGACAGTGGTCTGGCGTTAGCAATGCTGACCATCGGGACAGGAATTGGCCTGCCCTGGGGACTGATGGACGCTCTGGCAGTCAGTGTCGTTTCTCCGGAGAGAGCAGGTATGGCCACCGGTATTTTTAACTGCGTCAGAGTCTCCGCAGATGGTATAGCGATCGCCATCGTCGGCGTTCTTTTGGCCTCATTACTAAACCATTCACTGGATGCTTCCCTGCCCACTGTCGACCCACAAATCGTACAAACAGCAGCTAACCATCTGGCTCTGGGAGAACTGACATCTGCCACCAGTCTGTTGCCTGCTAACAGCACTCTGCTGGCTTCCCTGTACCTGACCAGACTCAGCACGGTGATGTACGTTTTATCTGCCGGATCAGTGCTGACAGCGGTCATCATTTTCCTGCTGCTTGGTCAGCGCAATAACCGGCCTCCTGCTTCACCAGGCCACTAATCCGCGTCATTCCCTGACTCTCTTTTCTTAGCGGCGCAGAGCATTCTGTGCCGCAGCATCATTCCGGCACAGGAGCCAGAGCATGCAATCTTCTTCTAAAACGGCGGCCACCGGGGCTTCATGGCTGATCACTGCGGTATTTATGCTGTCGAACTCCCCCACACCTTTATACAGCTACTGGCAACATCAGTTCGGATATACCTCCGGAACGCTGACGGTGATTTTCGCACTGTATATCGCGGGTCTGCTGGGTACATTGCTGTTCGCCGGACAGCTATCCGATCACTACGGCCGTAAACCGTTATTATTGCCTGGTCTGGCTGCTGCGATGATTGCCAGTCTGCTATTTGCAACTGCTGAATCTGTGACAGCACTGGCCGTAGCCCGGTTGCTGACCGGCATTGCTGTCGGGGTTATGGTGTCCGCCGGAATGGCGGGAGTGGCTGATCTTTCCGGTCCGCAATCCCGACGGCAGGCGGCATTACTGGCTTCAGCGGCAATGGTTACTGGTGCAGGACTGGGGCCTTTAATTTCCGGTACCCTGATACAAACGCTGAACCATCCGGTAGCTCCGTTGTTTTTACTGCTGTTCAGCGCCCTGCTTGTCGCTACAGTCATAGCGTCCCGCCTGCCTTTTCCACCACCTGTAGCCTCCGCTCAGAACAGCTTTCGTCTGACGTTGCCTTCACTTCCGGCTAAAAATCTCAGTGCACTGTTTTGCGGAATAGGTGCTTTTGCGCCAGGGATTACCGCAACGTCATTTGTACTGGCTCTCGGTCCGTCGCTGCTGACCTTACTCACCCACAACTACAATCCGCTATTGGCGGGGATGATGACCTGTGGCATGTTTATCAGCGCAACTATGTCTCAGGTCCTGGCACGCCGCTGGCAATTACCCAGGGTATTCTCAGTGAGTACCCTGGCTACGGTTCTGTCAATGGTGATGGTGATCGTCGCCATCACCTGCCATGAATATCAGTGGCTGGTTTTTGCCGTGCTTCTGGCAGGAGCCGGCCAGGGGTTAGGCCAGTTTGGCGGGCTGACATTGTTGGCTTTACAGGTGGAAGATCAACGGCGGGCACAGGCTAATGCCTTGCTGAATATCGGGGGTTATCTGCCTGCGGGTATTCTGCCGGTGGTTGCTGGTTACCTGACCGATAAACAGGGCTTGCCTGTCAGTGCAGTGCTGTTTGCCCTGCTACTGACATTATTTGCACTGAGCGGTGGCGTTTATGCACAACGCTTTCTGCGGTCAGCACCAAAAAGCCAGGCGTTGGCCTGAAGTCAAATTTTGCGCAAACGATCCGAAAACTCAGGCAGATATCCGGTTCTGTCTTGGGTTTTCTGTTCAACAGAGTACACTCTGATAACCCGTTCGGACTGGCCAATCTCTGGCCAGCCTTTGTGACAGACCACCTACAGGTGAAAATAATGCGTAAACTGACCGCTGCTTTAGTATGTGCCGCTGTGTTACTGCCGGTATCGATGGCAAATGCACAGATTATTACCCGTGCTCAACAACAAAAAATGGAAAAACAGGGTTTAGGCGGCGGTAAAGGCACCGTCGATGCAGCTTTCGCTTTTACCCGGGATAAAGCCAGTGCAGGTCAGGCAATTAAAGAGATCAGCTGGCTGACACTGAAACCAGGCACTTCTATCGGTTACCACAAACATATTGATAACGAAGACGCTTACATTATTGTATCCGGCAGCGGGTTATTTAAAGACGCCGATGGCAAGGATTATCCGGTCAGTGCCGGAGATATCACTATCGTGCGTAAAGGCGAATCTCACGGACTGACAAATAACGGTAAACAACCGTTAGTGCTGGTGGATGTTATTGCAGCACAGCAGTAATCTTCTGCTCGATCGACGGCTGGCGGCGAAGAATATTTCGCTGCCACAATAGTGGCAGGACTGCCTGCTGTAAAAGTCATCTGTTAACACCGATTTTTAAAGGTAATCGTTATATGCGTGCAGCACTATTTTGCGGTTCCGCCTGCGGAAATGATCCCGTTTTTGTCAGTGAAACCCGGCGTCTGATACGGCAAATGGCCGAACAACAATTCAGCCTGGTCTACGGCGGCGGAAAAGTTGGTTTAATGGGCTGTGTGGCTGACACGGCGATTGAATGCGGGATGGATATCCTCGGGGTGATGCCTGAGGCATTGGTCAGCCATGAACTGGCCCATCCTGGCCTGAGTGAACTCAAAGTTGTTCGCGATATGCACGAGAGAAAATCTCAGATGGCTGCCAGTGCCGATTGTTTTATTGCGCTGCCTGGCGGGGCCGGTACTCTTGAAGAGATTATTGAGGCCTGGACCTGGGCCCAGTTAGGACTGCACCATAAGCCTTGTGCTTTTTTCAATATCAATGGTTTTTTTGACCCGCTACTGACCTTTTTTGAGCGGACGATTACTGACGGTTTTATGAAACAAACCTATGCCGATATGCTGATTGTTTCAGACGATCCTTTAGTACTGGTCGAAAAAATTGGCAGCTACACCCCGCCTCCGGCCAAATGGTCACGTTAACCCAATGATTCCGGCCCCCCCGGGTGGCCGGTTGGGCGTAATTTCCTCGCAAGTGGTTTTGATCACTTAGCAAACCCTCAGAGATCTCCTGACGTCGGTTTATTGCGTAAACATTCACTGTGATTTAAACCCTGAGTAAGCTCACAAATAAGTTAGCTATAACCAGCTGAGCTGGTGAAGTTTATCCTTGCCTGCCAACATCCTCACGAACCGGTACTCAGAAAATCTGACAGTGAAAAAGTAGCGGGTAAATGACGCGGTGTTTTCAACTGGTCGTCACCGGCAGATCTTTCAGCGTCAGGCAGCATTCGCGTTACCAACAGAAAACCGGATTTCGTCAAAAATGTAGTAGTAAATTTAAATACAATTATTTTTACTACATCCCTCAAATCAGTACCCGTTATTGATAATCCAGAAAAAAATCCCATTATTACGGTCTGGCACTGGCTAATTTTGCTGAAAAATGCACAGAGCGTTGGCAACATTGACGATAAAAACCACAGTGAAAGTTGCCAATTTCAGCTTGACTACTACATACCTCGCCCGCAAAATCACGTCAGAGAATGATACTTATTATTGTTTAGCCACATTTATTATGCGCCAGACAACAGTGCACGGTGCGGGAAACTAAATGTCACAACAGACTGATACTGAAAAGAATCATCCGGATTTAATCATCAGAAACCTGCGCGCCGGTTATCAAAAAAACATCATTATTGATGATATCAATCTGCAACTGCCAGCAGGTAAAATGACCATTCTGGCAGGCCCGAACGGTTCAGGAAAATCTACATTACTGAATACCATTGCCCGCATGATAAACCCTATGCACGGGCAGATTATTATTAACGGTAAGGATGTCCACCAACAGCCCACCCGACAACTTGCCCGCCAGCTCGGTATCCTGCCACAAACCCCGTTGCTTCCCGAAGGCCTGACCGTTGCTGAACTGGTGTCACGCGGACGTTTCCCCTGGCAGGGATTCTTACGCCAATGGTCTGAATCTGATGAACTGGCGGTTCAGGAGGCACTCAGGCTGACCGGTACTGAAGCACTGGCCGGTTTGCCGGTAGACAGCCTTTCCGGTGGGCAACGACAACGCTGCTGGATTGCGATGACACTGGCACAACAGACGCCGGTGATTTTGCTCGATGAGCCAACAACCTTTCTCGATTTACGTTATCAGGTCGATATCCTTGAACTGTTGCGGAATCTGACACTGCATCACCAACGCACCGTGATTATGGTGTTACACGATCTGAATTTTGCGGTGAACTATGCAGATTGTCTGGTATTTCTGAAGCAAGGCCGCTTGTGTTCAGTCACTGACAACCCACAGCAATGTACCCCGGAATTAATCCGATCCGTCTTCGATCTGGATGTCCATATGTCTGTGAATCCGCTGACCGGAAAACCCTTTTTTATGCCCTTCCCGGCTGATACGGGTACAACTCTGTGACAACCCTGCTCGCCCACACCGCACAGCGTCGCTCGCGCTATCTGTTATGGCTGCTGCTGTTGTTGCTATTCGTCCTCTGCGGTTCAGTTTTTGAACTGGCTATCGGAGCGCGATTTATCGCTCCTTCGACGGTAATTCAGGCGCTGGTGCATTATGACCCGACCAATTTCGACCACCATGTGGTGGTCGAACTACGGCTACTGCGGCTGGTTGCGGCGCTTATGGTCGGTGCCGCATTGGGTGTTGCAGGGTTACTGCTGCAGGCGGTGATCCGTAACCCTCTCGGAGAACCGCATATTTTGGGACTGAATGCCGGGGCGGCATTTGCGGTTGTTGCCTGTACAGCCTTCGGTGTCAACTGGGTCACAACACCGTTACTGCGCCCGCTGGCAGCGGCCGGGGGAGCTGCTTTAGTATTTAGCCTGGTGATTGCCTTTTCCTCAGCAGGTCGTAGTGGGCTGACGGTGATTAAAGTGACACTGTGCGGCGTCGCTCTCTCTGCATTTACTGCATCTCTGACCGCCACAATACTGATTCTCGATGAGCAGACATTACTGGATATGCGCACCTGGCTGGCCGGTGATCTGGCTGGTCTTCGCTGGCCTGTGGTCAGTGCAGCGGCCCTTCCGCTGCTGCTGGCGGGAATACTGGCCCTCTGGCTGGCACCCGCGCTTAACGCCATGGCCTTAGGCGACCATCAGGCCCGTGGGCTGGGAGTTAATATTTCCCGCACCCGGGGACTGGCGGTGCTGACGATTGCCCTGCTGAGCGGAGTGGCTGTATCACTGGCCGGTCCGATTGGTTTTGTCGGCCTGATTGTGCCAAATATTATCCGACGGCTGGTGACAAACGATTTACAGAAGTCGATCCCGTGCTGTGCAATGGCAGGGGCACTGATTGTACTGGTCGCAGATATCGCTGCCCGTACCCTGGTAGCTCCGCAGGAACTGGCGACCGGGGTAATGACTGCACTGGCCGGTGCCCCGGTATTTATCTTTATTGCATCGAGGCTGTTTA
This region includes:
- a CDS encoding ABC transporter ATP-binding protein, translating into MSQQTDTEKNHPDLIIRNLRAGYQKNIIIDDINLQLPAGKMTILAGPNGSGKSTLLNTIARMINPMHGQIIINGKDVHQQPTRQLARQLGILPQTPLLPEGLTVAELVSRGRFPWQGFLRQWSESDELAVQEALRLTGTEALAGLPVDSLSGGQRQRCWIAMTLAQQTPVILLDEPTTFLDLRYQVDILELLRNLTLHHQRTVIMVLHDLNFAVNYADCLVFLKQGRLCSVTDNPQQCTPELIRSVFDLDVHMSVNPLTGKPFFMPFPADTGTTL
- a CDS encoding FecCD family ABC transporter permease, whose product is MTTLLAHTAQRRSRYLLWLLLLLLFVLCGSVFELAIGARFIAPSTVIQALVHYDPTNFDHHVVVELRLLRLVAALMVGAALGVAGLLLQAVIRNPLGEPHILGLNAGAAFAVVACTAFGVNWVTTPLLRPLAAAGGAALVFSLVIAFSSAGRSGLTVIKVTLCGVALSAFTASLTATILILDEQTLLDMRTWLAGDLAGLRWPVVSAAALPLLLAGILALWLAPALNAMALGDHQARGLGVNISRTRGLAVLTIALLSGVAVSLAGPIGFVGLIVPNIIRRLVTNDLQKSIPCCAMAGALIVLVADIAARTLVAPQELATGVMTALAGAPVFIFIASRLFK